The proteins below are encoded in one region of Litorilinea aerophila:
- the ftsY gene encoding signal recognition particle-docking protein FtsY translates to MLRRLFGKSETKSQDEVKLEESLQKTRSGILGRLGAIFQENEITEALWEELEETLIMGDVGVATTMELVERTRDRVEREGIKSTRDAYLVLKQEMVRLLESDEPLHIDEPRILTVVLVVGVNGSGKTTTIGKMAHYYKQRGRKVVLGAADTFRAAAIDQLKIWAERAGVDVIAHEPGADPGAVVYDAIRASQESRKADLLIVDTAGRLQTKFNLMKELEKIRGVASKLVHRAPHEVLLVLDASTGQNAISQAKSFKESAGVTGIVLTKLDGTSKGGAVLSIKRELGVPVRFVGTGEKLEDFALFDPVAFVEGLLGDS, encoded by the coding sequence TTGTTACGGCGACTATTCGGCAAATCAGAAACCAAAAGCCAGGACGAAGTCAAGCTAGAAGAAAGCCTGCAGAAGACCCGGTCCGGCATCTTGGGCCGGCTGGGGGCCATCTTCCAGGAAAATGAAATCACGGAAGCCCTCTGGGAAGAGCTGGAAGAGACCCTCATCATGGGCGACGTGGGGGTGGCCACCACCATGGAGTTGGTAGAACGGACCCGGGACCGGGTAGAGCGGGAGGGGATCAAGAGCACCCGGGACGCCTACCTGGTGCTCAAACAGGAGATGGTGCGGCTTCTGGAGTCGGACGAGCCCCTGCACATCGACGAGCCCCGCATCCTGACCGTGGTGCTGGTGGTCGGCGTGAACGGCTCCGGCAAGACCACCACCATCGGCAAGATGGCCCACTACTACAAACAGCGAGGCCGTAAAGTGGTCCTGGGCGCCGCGGATACCTTCCGGGCCGCTGCCATTGATCAGCTCAAGATCTGGGCGGAACGGGCTGGGGTGGACGTGATTGCCCATGAGCCGGGGGCAGACCCGGGGGCCGTAGTCTACGACGCCATCCGGGCCAGCCAGGAAAGCCGCAAGGCTGACCTGCTCATCGTGGATACCGCGGGCCGGCTCCAGACCAAGTTCAACCTGATGAAAGAGCTGGAGAAGATCCGGGGCGTGGCCAGCAAGCTGGTCCACCGCGCGCCCCACGAGGTCCTGCTGGTGTTGGACGCCTCCACGGGCCAGAATGCCATCTCCCAGGCCAAGAGCTTCAAGGAGAGTGCCGGCGTGACCGGCATTGTCCTCACCAAGCTGGACGGCACCAGCAAAGGCGGGGCCGTGCTGAGCATCAAACGGGAGCTGGGCGTGCCTGTACGCTTTGTGGGCACAGGCGAGAAGCTGGAGGACTTCGCCCTCTTCGACCCGGTGGCCTTTGTGGAGGGCCTGCTGGGCGATTCATAG
- the prfB gene encoding peptide chain release factor 2 (programmed frameshift), with the protein MSELCNRLKRLVEQVDVIRGRLDLPQKQARVQALEQESISPDFWNDQQAAQKKMQELSVLREQVELWEGLYRRAQDALELCEMAEVDEDPGLLEELEREATALEEDFEKHQFALALSGKHDADSAILSIHAGAGGTEAQDWAQMLLRMYLRWAEKRGYKTTITDMTEGEEAGIKSVTVEVEGPYAYGYLKAEKGTHRLVRLSPFDASNRRHTSFAKVEVMPVLDEDIDIEIDPKDIEIEVFLSGGAGGQNVQKNATAVRIRHLPTGIVVTCQNERSQTQNRESAMRVLRGKLYELEQERLAEEKARLKGENVQADFGTQIRSYVLHPYQMVKDLRTNVETGNTTAVLDGEIDPFIEAWLKQQVGVEALEN; encoded by the exons ATGAGCGAATTATGCAATCGGCTGAAACGGCTGGTGGAGCAGGTAGACGTAATCAGGGGGCGTCTT GACCTGCCACAAAAGCAGGCAAGGGTGCAGGCGCTGGAACAGGAATCCATCTCACCGGATTTCTGGAACGACCAGCAGGCTGCACAGAAAAAAATGCAGGAACTTAGCGTCCTGCGAGAACAGGTAGAACTCTGGGAAGGCCTCTACCGCCGGGCGCAGGATGCCCTCGAGCTATGCGAAATGGCCGAGGTAGACGAAGATCCCGGGCTGCTGGAAGAGCTGGAACGGGAGGCCACCGCGCTGGAGGAGGACTTCGAGAAGCATCAGTTTGCTCTGGCCTTGAGCGGCAAACATGACGCGGATTCCGCCATCCTGAGCATTCATGCCGGCGCGGGCGGCACCGAAGCCCAGGACTGGGCCCAGATGCTCCTGCGCATGTACCTCCGCTGGGCGGAAAAGCGTGGCTACAAAACCACCATCACCGACATGACCGAGGGGGAAGAAGCCGGCATCAAGAGCGTGACCGTGGAGGTGGAGGGGCCCTATGCCTACGGCTACCTGAAGGCAGAAAAGGGAACCCACCGTCTGGTCCGCCTCAGCCCGTTCGACGCCAGCAACCGGCGGCACACCAGCTTCGCCAAGGTGGAGGTCATGCCGGTGCTGGACGAGGACATCGACATCGAAATCGACCCCAAGGATATCGAGATCGAGGTCTTCCTGAGCGGCGGGGCCGGCGGCCAGAATGTCCAGAAGAATGCCACGGCCGTACGCATCCGCCACCTGCCTACTGGCATCGTGGTCACCTGCCAGAACGAACGCAGCCAGACCCAGAACCGGGAGTCGGCCATGCGGGTGCTGCGGGGGAAGCTCTACGAGCTGGAGCAGGAGCGCCTGGCCGAAGAGAAGGCCCGCCTCAAGGGTGAAAATGTCCAGGCCGACTTCGGCACCCAGATCCGCAGCTACGTCCTCCATCCCTACCAGATGGTCAAGGATCTGCGTACCAACGTGGAGACGGGCAACACCACCGCGGTCCTGGACGGGGAGATCGACCCGTTCATCGAAGCGTGGCTCAAGCAGCAGGTAGGGGTGGAAGCCCTGGAAAATTAG